In the Brassica napus cultivar Da-Ae chromosome A7, Da-Ae, whole genome shotgun sequence genome, one interval contains:
- the LOC106354237 gene encoding telomere repeat-binding factor 4-like isoform X2 encodes MGNQKLKWTGDEEEALRAGIEKHGPGKWKNILRDPEFAHQLTNRSNIDLKDKWRNLCVAPGTQCSNDKSRTRKVKEEGVTLASLSPTAATATPPSYPNSSSSSPATSLPRSASSDFSVDNNFAVDNKNAPRYDAMIFEAISELADPNGSDVGSIFSFIEPRHEVPPTFRRVLSSRLRRLAAQGKLSKLLNFYKLPDGSETTTRTTPAPTPKPKETNVKPRQSYINQPPSVSQEMIDEAAITAACKVVEAENKINVAKAAVEELEKTTKLADETELMLELAKEMHKECCRGEAVVLA; translated from the exons ATGGGAAACCAGAAATTAAAATGGACGGGGGACGAGGAGGAGGCGTTGCGCGCCGGAATTGAAAAGCACGGCCCCGGCAAGTGGAAGAACATTCTCCGTGATCCCGAGTTCGCCCATCAGCTCACCAATCGCTCCAACATCGACCTCAAG GATAAGTGGCGTAACTTGTGTGTTGCTCCGGGTACTCAATGCTCAAATGATAAGTCGAGAACGAGGAAAGTCAAAGAAGAAGGCGTTACTCTGGCTTCTCTTTCACCCACTGCTGCTACCGCTACTCCACCTTCTTATCctaactcttcttcttcctcgccgGCTACTTCCCTCCCACGCAGTGCTTCTTCTGACTTTAGCGTTGATAATAACTTTGCTGTGGATAACAAGAACGCTCCCAG GTATGACGCGATGATATTTGAAGCTATCTCTGAGTTAGCGGATCCAAATGGATCTGATGTCGGTTCCATCTTCAGCTTCATCGAG CCAAGGCATGAAGTGCCGCCAACTTTTAGAAGAGTCCTTAGCTCAAGACTGAGGAGGCTCGCAGCTCAGGGAAAACTTTCAAAG TTACTGAACTTCTACAAGCTACCAGATGGATcagaaacaacaacaagaacaacaCCTGCCCCAACCCCAAAACCAAAGGAGACAAACGTAAAACCCCGGCAATCATACATCAATCAACCCCCTTCGGTTTCACAAGAGATGATCGACGAAGCTGCAATAACCGCGGCATGTAAAGTTGTAGAGGCAGAGAATAAAATAAACGTGGCCAAAGCAGCAGTGGAAGAGTTGGAGAAGACGACTAAGCTTGCAGATGAAACCGAACTTATGCTGGAGTTAGCTAAAGAGATGCATAAAGAAT GTTGTCGTGGCGAGGCTGTGGTCTTGGCTTGA
- the LOC106354237 gene encoding telomere repeat-binding factor 4-like isoform X1 yields MGNQKLKWTGDEEEALRAGIEKHGPGKWKNILRDPEFAHQLTNRSNIDLKDKWRNLCVAPGTQCSNDKSRTRKVKEEGVTLASLSPTAATATPPSYPNSSSSSPATSLPRSASSDFSVDNNFAVDNKNAPRYDAMIFEAISELADPNGSDVGSIFSFIEPRHEVPPTFRRVLSSRLRRLAAQGKLSKVSNSKPLLNFYKLPDGSETTTRTTPAPTPKPKETNVKPRQSYINQPPSVSQEMIDEAAITAACKVVEAENKINVAKAAVEELEKTTKLADETELMLELAKEMHKECCRGEAVVLA; encoded by the exons ATGGGAAACCAGAAATTAAAATGGACGGGGGACGAGGAGGAGGCGTTGCGCGCCGGAATTGAAAAGCACGGCCCCGGCAAGTGGAAGAACATTCTCCGTGATCCCGAGTTCGCCCATCAGCTCACCAATCGCTCCAACATCGACCTCAAG GATAAGTGGCGTAACTTGTGTGTTGCTCCGGGTACTCAATGCTCAAATGATAAGTCGAGAACGAGGAAAGTCAAAGAAGAAGGCGTTACTCTGGCTTCTCTTTCACCCACTGCTGCTACCGCTACTCCACCTTCTTATCctaactcttcttcttcctcgccgGCTACTTCCCTCCCACGCAGTGCTTCTTCTGACTTTAGCGTTGATAATAACTTTGCTGTGGATAACAAGAACGCTCCCAG GTATGACGCGATGATATTTGAAGCTATCTCTGAGTTAGCGGATCCAAATGGATCTGATGTCGGTTCCATCTTCAGCTTCATCGAG CCAAGGCATGAAGTGCCGCCAACTTTTAGAAGAGTCCTTAGCTCAAGACTGAGGAGGCTCGCAGCTCAGGGAAAACTTTCAAAGGTTAGCAACTCAAAACCT TTACTGAACTTCTACAAGCTACCAGATGGATcagaaacaacaacaagaacaacaCCTGCCCCAACCCCAAAACCAAAGGAGACAAACGTAAAACCCCGGCAATCATACATCAATCAACCCCCTTCGGTTTCACAAGAGATGATCGACGAAGCTGCAATAACCGCGGCATGTAAAGTTGTAGAGGCAGAGAATAAAATAAACGTGGCCAAAGCAGCAGTGGAAGAGTTGGAGAAGACGACTAAGCTTGCAGATGAAACCGAACTTATGCTGGAGTTAGCTAAAGAGATGCATAAAGAAT GTTGTCGTGGCGAGGCTGTGGTCTTGGCTTGA
- the LOC106354234 gene encoding probable phospholipid-transporting ATPase 5, translating to MARGRIRSKLRLSNLYTFGCLRPSTLEGEDPPHPLQGPGFTRTVFCNQPHMHKKKPLRYRSNYVSTTRYNLITFFPKSLYEQFHRAANLYFLVAAILSVFPLSPFNKWSMIAPLVFVVGLSMMKEALEDWRRFIQDVKINARKTCVHKTDGGFRSRKWKKVRVGDVVKVEKDEFFPADLLLLSSSYEDGICYVETMNLDGETNLKVKRSLEVTLPLDDDESFKNFMGTIRCEDPNPSLYTFVGNLEYQRQTFPLDPSQVLLRDSKLRNTAYVYGVVVFTGHDTKVMQNSTKSPSKRSRIERTMDYIIYTLLVLLILISCISSSGFAWETEFHMPKMWYLRPDAPEDLTNPISPVYAGVVHLITALLLYGYLIPISLYVSIEVVKVWQASFINQDLRMYDDEGGVPAQARTSNLNEELGQVHTILSDKTGTLTCNQMDFLKCSIAGASYGVRSSEVELAAAKQMAVDREEHGEMVTSTRVYGTCDSSGTREIEVESGGDNDDNPRVPIKGFGFEDNRLMNGNWLRESQPNDILQFFRILAICHTAIPELDEESGKYTYEAESPDEASFLAAAREFGFEFCKRTQSSVFVRERFSSSGQIIKREYKVLNLLEFTSKRKRMSVIVRDEEGQILLLCKGADSIIFDRLAKNGKTYLGSTTRHLTEYGEAGLRTLALAYRKLDEEEYTAWNSEFLKAKTSIGSDRDEMLEKGSDMIEKELILVGATAVEDKLQKGVPQCIDKLAQAGLKLWVLTGDKMETAINIGFACSLLRQGMRQICITSINSGGGSQDSKRAVKENILNQLTKAVQMVKLETDPHAAFALIIDGKTLTYALEDDMKYQFLALAVDCASVICCRVSPKQKALVTRLVKEGTGRTTLAIGDGANDVGMIQEADIGVGISGVEGMQAVMASDFSIAQFRFLERLLVVHGHWCYKRIAQMICYFFYKNIAFGLTLFYFEAFTGFSGQSVYNDYYLLLFNVVLTSLPVIALGVFEQDVSSEICLQFPALYQQGTKNLFFDWSRILGWMCNGVYSSLVIFFLNIGIIYSQAFREGGQTADMDAVGTTMFTCIIWAVNVQIALTMSHFTWIQHVFIWGSIGLWYLFLALFGMMRPSLSGNIYSILDEILGPAPIYWMATLLVTVAAVLPYVTHIAFQRFLNPLDHHIIQEIKYYKRDVEDARMWTREGSKAREKTKIGFTARVDAKIRHLRSKLNKKQSNLSHFSAQDAMSPRSL from the exons ATGGCTCGAGGTAGGATAAGATCAAAGCTACGACTAAGCAATCTCTATACATTCGGATGCCTTAGACCGAGCACACTCGAAGGCGAGGACCCTCCACACCCACTCCAAGGCCCAGGGTTCACCCGGACAGTGTTCTGTAACCAGCCTCACATGCACAAGAAGAAGCCTCTTAGATACCGTTCCAACTACGTCTCCACCACCAGATACAACCTCATAACGTTCTTCCCTAAATCCTTATACGAACAGTTCCACCGCGCGGCGAACCTCTACTTCCTGGTAGCCGCCATCCTCTCCGTCTTCCCTCTCTCCCCCTTCAACAAATGGAGCATGATCGCTCCTTTAGTCTTCGTCGTGGGGCTCAGCATGATGAAAGAGGCTCTGGAGGATTGGCGCAGGTTCATCCAAGACGTGAAGATCAACGCGAGGAAGACGTGTGTTCATAAAACTGATGGTGGATTTCGTTCTAGAAAGTGGAAGAAGGTTAGAGTTGGAGACGTTGTGAAGGTGGAGAAGGACGAGTTCTTCCCTGCTGATTTGCTTCTTCTGTCGTCTAGCTACGAGGATGGGATTTGTTATGTTGAGACTATGAACTTAGATGGTGAAACGAACTTGAAAGTGAAGAGGTCTTTGGAAGTGACACTACCACTAGATGATGATGAGTCTTTTAAAAACTTCATGGGGACTATAAGATGTGAAGATCCAAACCCAAGTCTCTACACCTTCGTTGGGAATCTTGAGTATCAGCGTCAAACATTTCCTTTGGATCCAAGTCAGGTTCTGTTAAGAGACTCAAAGCTTAGGAACACAGCTTACGTCTACGGAGTGGTGGTCTTCACAGGTCACGACACTAAAGTTATGCAAAACTCAACGAAGTCACCTTCAAAGAGAAGCAGAATCGAAAGGACAATGGACTACATCATCTACACGCTTCTAGTCCTACTCATCTTGATCTCTTGCATCAGCTCATCAGGCTTCGCTTGGGAGACAGAGTTCCACATGCCGAAGATGTGGTACTTGCGACCTGACGCCCCCGAGGATCTAACCAACCCTATAAGTCCAGTCTACGCTGGTGTGGTCCATCTCATCACCGCTCTGTTGCTTTACGGATACTTGATTCCAATCTCTCTTTATGTCTCTATAGAAGTTGTCAAAGTCTGGCAAGCAAGTTTTATTAATCAAGACTTGCGCATGTACGATGATGAGGGTGGCgtccccgcgcaagcgcggactTCGAATCTAAACGAAGAGCTTGGTCAGGTGCATACTATACTCTCTGATAAGACGGGGACGTTGACGTGTAACCAGATGGATTTCTTGAAATGCTCCATCGCTGGTGCTTCTTATGGTGTTCGTTCAAGCGAAGTGGAGCTAGCTGCTGCTAAGCAGATGGCTGTTGATCGTGAAGAACATGGAGAGATGGTAACAAGTACTAGAGTGTATGGTACGTGTGACAGTAGCGGCACGCGTGAGATAGAGGTGGAAAGTGGAGGGGATAATGATGACAATCCTAGAGTTCCTATAAAGGGGTTTGGTTTTGAGGATAACAGGCTCATGAATGGGAACTGGTTAAGGGAGTCGCAGCCAAATGATATCTTGCAGTTCTTTCGGATATTAGCTATTTGTCACACGGCGATTCCTGAGCTGGACGAGGAGAGTGGTAAGTACACTTATGAAGCAGAGTCGCCTGATGAGGCTTCTTTTCTTGCTGCTGCTAGAGAGTTTGGTTTTGAGTTTTGTAAAAGGACTCAGTCAAGCGTGTTTGTTCGTGAGAGGTTCTCTTCTTCAGGGCAAATCATCAAAAG GGAGTATAAAGTTCTGAATCTGTTGGAATTCACAAGCAAAAGAAAGAGAATGTCAGTGATTGTAAGGGATGAGGAAGGGCAGATTCTTCTACTATGCAAAGGAGCCGACAG cattATCTTTGATAGATTGGCAAAGAATGGGAAGACATACTTGGGATCAACCACTAGACATTTAACTGAGTATGGAGAAGCTGGGCTACGTACACTCGCACTTGCTTACAGAAAGCTTGATGAGGAGGAATACACAGCTTGGAACTCTGAGTTTCTTAAAGCCAAAACTTCAATAGGATCTGATAGAGATGAGATGCTTGAGAAGGGATCGGATATGATTGAAAAAGAGCTTATACTTGTAGGTGCTACTGCTGTGGAGGATAAACTCCAGAAAGGG GTTCCTCAATGCATAGATAAACTTGCTCAAGCTGGTCTCAAGCTATGGGTTCTAACTGGGGACAAGATGGAAACAGCAATCAACATTGG ATTTGCGTGTAGTTTACTTAGGCAAGGCATGAGACAGATCTGCATAACATCAATAAATTCAGGTGGAGGATCTCAAGATTCTAAAAGG GCTGTCAAAGAGAACATTTTGAACCAACTCACTAAAGCTGTACAAATGGTGAAGCTAGAGACGGATCCGCATGCTGCGTTTGCTTTGATCATTGACGGGAAAACACTAACTTACGCATTGGAGGATGACATGAAGTATCAGTTCTTGGCTTTGGCAGTTGACTGTGCATCAGTCATCTGCTGTCGCGTGTCTCCCAAGCAAAAGGCTTTGGTAACAAGGCTGGTTAAAGAAGGAACCGGAAGAACCACATTAGCAATAGGCGATGGAGCAAACGATGTTGGGATGATTCAAGAAGCTGACATTGGTGTAGGGATTAGTGGAGTTGAAGGCATGCAGGCTGTTATGGCTAGTGACTTTTCCATTGCGCAGTTTCGGTTCTTGGAACGATTACTCGTCGTCCATGGACACTGGTGCTACAAAAGAATAGCTCAAATG ATATGCTATTTCTTCTACAAGAACATAGCATTTGGTCTCACTCTCTTCTACTTTGAAGCCTTCACTGGATTCTCCGGACAATCGGTGTACAACGACTATTACCTACTGCTCTTCAATGTTGTCCTTACCTCATTGCCAGTGATTGCCCTTGGAGTCTTTGAACAGGATGTTTCCTCCGAGATCTGCTTACAA TTTCCTGCTTTATACCAACAAGGCACAAAGAACCTCTTCTTTGATTGGTCAAGAATCCTTGGATGGATGTGCAACGGCGTCTACTCATCGCTAGTCATATTCTTCCTCAACATAGGAATCATCTACTCTCAAGCCTTCAGAGAAGGCGGCCAAACAGCTGACATGGACGCTGTCGGCACAACAATGTTCACTTGCATTATATGGGCAGTCAATGTCCAAATCGCGTTAACCATGTCCCATTTCACTTGGATCCAACACGTTTTTATATGGGGAAGCATCGGTTTGTGGTACCTCTTCCTAGCTCTCTTCGGGATGATGCGCCCAAGCCTCTCCGGAAACATTTACAGTATCCTCGATGAGATTCTTGGTCCTGCTCCTATCTACTGGATGGCTACGTTGCTGGTCACGGTGGCTGCGGTTCTTCCTTACGTGACTCACATTGCTTTCCAGAGGTTCTTGAATCCGTTGGATCATCATATCATACAAGAGATTAAATACTACAAAAGAGATGTTGAGGACGCGAGGATGTGGACCAGAGAGGGTAGTAAAGCGAGAGAGAAGACCAAGATTGGGTTCACAGCTAGAGTTGACGCAAAGATCAGGCATCTAAGGTCGAAACTGAACAAGAAACAGTCGAATCTCTCGCATTTTTCAGCTCAAGATGCAATGTCACCTAGATCATTGTAG
- the LOC106357225 gene encoding uncharacterized protein LOC106357225, translating into MFRSKSCREEITGRRSSITNKYHCLTSNGEAAPSPTNQLPPVMMRSYSASTYSPYKNPTTVRDRDSPNSKSKRRTSKAKKGYKGLCEAEIQRKKRVAGYNVYGVEGKVKGSMKKSFKWFKETCSNAVYGLW; encoded by the coding sequence ATGTTCAGATCCAAGTCATGCAGAGAAGAGATCACAGGAAGAAGAAGCAGCATCACCAACAAGTACCATTGCTTAACTAGTAATGGAGAAGCAGCACCAAGTCCAACAAACCAGCTGCCACCAGTGATGATGAGATCTTACAGCGCATCAACTTATAGTCCATACAAGAATCCAACGACGGTGAGAGACAGAGACAGTCCCAACAGTAAATCGAAGAGAAGAACTAGTAAGGCGAAGAAAGGGTACAAGGGTTTGTGTGAGGCAGAGATTCAGAGGAAAAAGAGAGTGGCTGGTTATAATGTGTATGGTGTTGAAGGGAAAGTGAAGGGGTCTATGAAAAAGAGCTTCAAATGGTTCAAGGAGACTTGTTCAAATGCTGTCTATGGTTTGTGGTGA
- the LOC106354235 gene encoding casein kinase 1-like protein 2 has translation MEPRVGNKFRLGRKIGSGSFGEIYLGTNIQTNEEVAIKLENVKTKHPQLLYESKLYKVLQGGTGVPNVKWYGTEGDYNVLVIDLLGPSLEDLFNFCSRKLSLKTVLMLADQMINRIEFVHQKSFLHRDIKPDNFLMGLGRRANQVYVIDFGLAKKYRDSNNQHIPYRENKNLTGTARYASMNTHLGIEQSRRDDLESLGFVLMYFLKGSLPWQGLKAGNKKQKYERISEKKVSTSIESLCRGYPSEFASYFHYCRSLRFDDKPDYAYLKRLFRDLFIREGFQFDYVFDWTILKYQQSQISTPPPRPHGAGVGPSSGLPPAIASAERPSGGEEVRPSGWLLGNPRRSSGHIFNSGSSAKQKAPVSSDPAISKDVVLSSSSFLRATGSSRRATVSSSREPAVPGTDSEPSKPQNIEAGSSSNPKIHGGRSSPIVSSDNNKLSSPSRGNTSVMKNYESNLKGIESLHF, from the exons ATGGAGCCGAGAGTCGGAAACAAGTTTCGGCTCGGGAGGAAGATCGGTAGTGGATCCTTCGGAGAGATCTATCTTG GTACGAATATACAGACGAATGAAGAAGTTGCCATTAAACTT GAAAATGTGAAAACTAAGCATCCTCAGTTGCTGTATGAATCAAAATTGTATAAAGTATTACAAGGAGGAA CCGGCGTTCCAAACGTTAAATGGTATGGCACTGAAGGGGACTATAACGTCCTTGTGATAGACTTGTTGGGGCCTAGCCTTGAAGATCTATTCAACTTCTGTAGTAGGAAACTCTCACTTAAGACTGTACTAATGCTTGCAGATCAAATG ATCAATCGCATTGAATTTGTTCATCAGAAGTCATTTCTACACCGGGACATCAAGCCTGACAACTTTCTGATGGGTCTAGGAAGGCGCGCAAATCAG GTATATGTCATCGACTTTGGTCTGGCAAAGAAGTATCGAGACTCAAATAATCAGCATATTCCGTACAG GGAAAATAAAAACTTGACTGGAACGGCCAGATATGCCAGCATGAACACTCACCTTGGCATAG AACAAAGTCGTAGAGATGATTTGGAGTCACTTGGATTTGTTCTCATGTACTTCTTAAAAGGAAG TCTTCCTTGGCAAGGACTGAAAGCTGGCAATAAGAAGCAAAAGTATGAGAGAATCAGTGAAAAGAAAGTATCGACATCTATTGAG tCTTTGTGCCGTGGATATCCATCTGAATTCGCTTCTTACTTTCATTATTGCCGTTCCCTGAGATTCGACGACAAGCCAGACTATGCCTACCTGAAACGTCTTTTCCGTGACCTGTTTATTCGCGAAG GCTTCcagtttgattatgtatttgaTTGGACGATCCTGAAGTATCAGCAATCACAGATTTCAACTCCGCCTCCCCGTCCTCAC GGCGCTGGAGTTGGTCCAAGCTCTGGCTTACCCCCTGCTATCGCTAGTGCTGAGAGACCATCAG GTGGCGAGGAAGTTAGACCTTCTGGTTGGTTATTAGGAAACCCTAGACGAAGTTCTGGACATATTTTTAACTCAGGAAGCTCAGCTAAACAAAAGGCACCAGTTTCAAGTGATCCTGCAATATCTAAAGATGTAGTG TTATCAAGCTCTAGCTTTCTCCGCGCAACTGGATCATCAAGACGTGCTACTGTCTCCAGTAGTCGCGAGCCTGCAGTTCCTGGAACTGATTCTGAGCCAtcaaaacctcaaaacattGAAGCTGGATCAAGCTCCAACCCAAAGATCCATGGTGGTCGAAGCTCACCTATCGTCTCATCTGATAACAATAAGCTATCATCTCCCTCAAGGGGAAATACTTCAGTCATGAAGAACTATGAGTCCAACCTTAAAGGGATCGAGAGTCTGCATTTTTAG
- the LOC106354238 gene encoding mitochondrial import inner membrane translocase subunit TIM23-2 — MAANNNRSDHDSSDENNNTRLYNPYQNFEAPIKSQYLYKLPTSPEYLFTEESLKQRRSWGENLTFYTGTAYLGGSVAGAAVGIVTGVKNFESGDTTKLKINRILNSSGHTGRTWGNRVGIIGLMYAGIESGVVAALDRDDVWTSVVAGLGTGAVFRAARGVRSAAVAGALGGIAAGAVVAGKQVVKRYVPI; from the coding sequence ATGGCGGCGAACAACAACAGATCCGATCACGACTCATCAGACGAGAACAACAACACGCGTCTCTACAACCCTTACCAAAACTTCGAGGCTCCGATAAAGTCTCAGTACCTCTACAAGCTCCCCACCTCCCCCGAGTACCTCTTCACCGAGGAGTCCTTAAAGCAGCGCCGCTCCTGGGGCGAGAATCTCACCTTCTACACCGGCACCGCTTACCTCGGCGGCTCCGTCGCCGGCGCCGCGGTCGGGATCGTGACCGGGGTCAAGAACTTCGAATCTGGCGACACGACGAAGCTGAAGATCAACAGGATCTTGAACTCCTCTGGTCACACGGGGAGGACGTGGGGGAATAGGGTTGGGATCATTGGGTTGATGTACGCTGGGATCGAGAGTGGCGTTGTGGCTGCGTTGGATAGGGATGATGTTTGGACTAGCGTGGTGGCGGGTCTTGGGACCGGGGCGGTTTTTAGGGCGGCGCGTGGGGTGAGATCCGCGGCTGTGGCGGGGGCTCTCGGTGGGATAGCGGCTGGTGCTGTGGTTGCTGGGAAGCAAGTTGTGAAGCGGTATGTGCCCATTTGA
- the LOC106354236 gene encoding eukaryotic initiation factor 4A-3-like — MAGMASEGTQYDPRQFDTKMNAILGEEGQETFYTTYDEVCDSFDTMELRSDLLRGIYAYGFEKPSAIQQRGIIPFCKGLDVIQQAQSGTGKTATFCSGVLQQLDYTLLQCQALVLAPTRELAQQIEKVMRALGDYLGVKVHACVGGTSVREDQRILQSGVHVVVGTPGRVFDMLRRQSLRADAIKMFVLDEADEMLSRGFKDQIYDIFQLLPSKVQVGVFSATMPPEALEITRKFMSKPVRILVKRDELTLEGIKQFYVNVDKEEWKLETLCDLYETLAITQSVIFVNTRRKVDWLTDKMRSRDHTVSATHGDMDQNTRDIIMREFRSGSSRVLITTDLLARGIDVQQVSLVINFDLPTQPENYLHRIGRSGRFGRKGVAINFMTTDDERMLSDIQKFYNVVVEELPNNVADLL, encoded by the exons ATGGCAGGAATGGCGTCTGAAGGAACTCAATATGATCCACGTCAGTTTGATACCAAGATGAACGCCAT ACTCGGTGAGGAAGGACAGGAAACTTTCTACACCACCTATGACGAAGTCTGCGATAGCTTTGATACCATGGAACTCAGGTCTGATCTTCTCCGGGGTATCTACGCCTATG GTTTTGAGAAGCCTTCCGCTATTCAACAGAGAGGAATCATCCCATTCTGCAAGGGCCTCGACGTGATCCAGCAAGCCCAATCCGGAACCGGCAAGACCGCCACCTTCTGCTCCGGCGTCCTCCAGCAGCTCGACTACACTCTCCTCCAGTGCCAAGCTCTTGTTCTAGCACCTACAAGAGAGCTAGCTCAGCAGATTGAAAAGGTCATGAGAGCTCTCGGCGACTACCTCGGCGTCAAGGTCCACGCGTGTGTCGGCGGGACAAGCGTCCGTGAGGACCAGCGCATTCTCCAGTCTGGTGTCCACGTCGTTGTTGGTACACCTGGTCGCGTCTTCGACATGCTCCGCAGGCAGTCTCTCCGCGCAGACGCCATCAAGATGTTTGTTCTCGACGAAGCTGATGAGATGCTCTCTCGCGGCTTCAAGGATCAGATTTACGACATCTTCCAGCTTCTTCCCTCTAAGGTCCAGGTCGGTGTCTTCTCAGCCACCATGCCGCCTGAAGCGCTTGAGATCACGAGGAAGTTTATGAGCAAACCGGTGAGGATTCTCGTCAAGCGCGACGAGCTAACTCTCGAAGGTATCAAGCAGTTTTACGTCAACGTTGATAAAGAAGAGTGGAAGCTGGAGACGTTATGTGATCTCTACGAGACGCTGGCTATCACTCAGAGTGTTATCTTTGTGAACACTAGGCGTAAGGTTGATTGGTTGACTGATAAAATGAGGAGCCGTGACCATACGGTCTCGGCGACTCATGGAGATATGGACCAGAACACGAGAGACATCATCATGAGAGAGTTTAGGTCGGGATCTTCTCGCGTGCTGATAACCACTGACCTTCTTGCGCGTGGTATAGATGTTCAGCAGGTGTCTCTGGTGATTAACTTTGATTTGCCGACGCAGCCGGAGAATTACCTTCACCGTATCGGGAGGAGTGGGAGGTTTGGGAGGAAGGGAGTGGCGATTAACTTCATGACGACGGATGATGAGAGGATGTTGTCTGATATTCAGAAGTTTTACAATGTGGTTGTTGAGGAGTTGCCTAACAATGTTGCTGATCTTCTCTAG